One Alphaproteobacteria bacterium DNA segment encodes these proteins:
- the phaC gene encoding class I poly(R)-hydroxyalkanoic acid synthase, whose protein sequence is MQASNNNQNFDPIIFSKIIADFTEKAHSLLSTFLQQKPQQQIEFPYSSKMIEAFFDLSTKMMQNPTGAFQAQLELWQNYTKLYQATTQKMLGINQAIEPVITPIPTDKRFKDKAWQESIIFDFIKQSYLILSQWIHSSVQQTKGLDPKKAQQIDFFTRQFIDAIAPSNFALTNPEVIRTTLETKGQNLIKGFQNLLSDLEKSHDSLQISMTDKNAFELGKNIALTPGSVVYQNDLMQLIQYQPSTKQVYQRPLLIIPPWINKYYILDLQEKNSFVRWLVSQGFTVFMISWNNPDKKLANKNFENYMLEGPLTALNIIEKITDEKNINAIGYCLGGTLLACTLAYLENKNSSKKKNTKESFPKIVSATYLTTLVDFSEPGELGVFIDEQQIKDLEKQMNKKGYLEGHKMAYTFNMLRANDLIWSFVVNNYLLGKDPFPFDLLYWNSDSTRLPAAMHSFYLRKMYLQNLLAQPNGITLDNVPIDLRKIETPTFILSTKEDHIAPWQSTFKATKLYNGSIEFVLAASGHIAGVINPPNANKYEYWTNKLCPTADQWLKTAQSTPGSWWPHWANWAKKFSGKLEASPTKNKNIQIIEPAPGSYVKR, encoded by the coding sequence ATGCAAGCTTCTAATAATAATCAAAATTTTGATCCCATAATTTTCTCAAAAATAATAGCTGATTTTACAGAAAAAGCCCATAGCCTTTTAAGTACCTTTTTACAGCAAAAACCCCAACAACAAATAGAATTTCCCTATTCGTCCAAGATGATTGAAGCTTTTTTTGATCTTAGCACTAAAATGATGCAGAATCCAACCGGGGCTTTTCAAGCGCAATTGGAATTATGGCAAAACTATACAAAACTTTACCAAGCTACCACCCAAAAAATGCTAGGTATTAATCAAGCAATAGAACCTGTTATTACTCCAATACCAACAGATAAAAGATTTAAAGATAAAGCCTGGCAAGAAAGTATCATTTTTGATTTTATCAAACAATCTTACCTAATTCTATCTCAATGGATTCATTCCAGTGTTCAACAAACAAAAGGTCTTGATCCAAAGAAAGCTCAACAAATTGATTTTTTCACGCGTCAATTTATTGATGCCATTGCCCCAAGTAATTTTGCGCTAACAAACCCTGAGGTTATTCGAACGACCCTTGAAACCAAAGGGCAAAATTTGATTAAAGGGTTCCAAAATCTTTTATCTGATTTAGAAAAAAGCCATGATTCTCTTCAAATCAGCATGACGGATAAAAATGCCTTTGAACTTGGTAAAAATATTGCTTTAACCCCAGGTTCAGTTGTGTACCAAAATGATCTTATGCAACTTATTCAATACCAACCTTCAACCAAACAGGTGTATCAAAGACCTTTATTAATTATTCCACCCTGGATTAATAAATATTATATTCTTGATCTTCAAGAAAAAAATTCTTTTGTTCGCTGGCTTGTATCTCAAGGTTTTACTGTTTTTATGATTTCTTGGAATAATCCAGATAAAAAACTAGCCAATAAAAATTTTGAAAATTATATGCTCGAAGGTCCATTAACAGCATTAAATATTATTGAAAAAATTACCGATGAAAAAAATATTAATGCTATTGGCTATTGTTTGGGGGGGACTTTACTTGCCTGCACACTTGCCTATCTAGAAAATAAAAATTCATCCAAGAAAAAAAATACCAAAGAATCATTTCCCAAAATTGTTTCTGCGACATATCTAACTACTCTTGTCGATTTTTCAGAACCTGGAGAATTGGGGGTTTTCATTGATGAACAGCAAATCAAAGATTTAGAAAAACAGATGAATAAAAAGGGATATCTGGAAGGTCACAAAATGGCCTATACATTTAATATGTTGCGTGCCAATGATTTAATCTGGTCTTTTGTTGTTAATAATTATCTTTTAGGTAAAGATCCTTTTCCATTTGATCTTTTATATTGGAATTCTGATTCAACACGTCTTCCTGCTGCTATGCATAGTTTTTATTTAAGAAAGATGTATTTACAAAATCTCCTTGCACAACCCAACGGTATAACCCTTGATAATGTACCTATTGATCTTAGAAAAATTGAAACACCCACATTCATCTTGTCAACTAAAGAAGATCACATTGCCCCATGGCAATCAACCTTCAAAGCAACCAAGCTTTATAACGGGTCTATTGAATTTGTTTTGGCAGCATCAGGTCATATTGCAGGTGTTATTAATCCACCCAATGCCAATAAATATGAATATTGGACCAATAAACTTTGCCCCACAGCAGATCAATGGTTAAAAACAGCGCAATCGACACCAGGATCATGGTGGCCCCATTGGGCTAATTGGGCAAAAAAATTTAGTGGTAAACTTGAAGCCAGTCCAACAAAAAATAAAAACATACAAATTATTGAACCCGCTCCTGGCAGTTATGTGAAAAGATAA